One window of Acetomicrobium sp. S15 = DSM 107314 genomic DNA carries:
- a CDS encoding phosphotransferase, with protein MKRAERANLIDANAARQMRCLIEKWTKLPLLRDGRKCLIHGDATQSNFLFKRTSVAVIDLENIAWGDRSYDLGMVAGELKHQCMMHSGNRF; from the coding sequence ATGAAGAGAGCCGAGAGGGCAAACTTAATCGATGCGAATGCGGCGAGGCAAATGCGATGTCTCATCGAAAAATGGACCAAGCTTCCCCTTTTGAGGGATGGCCGAAAATGCCTTATCCATGGCGACGCTACGCAGTCTAACTTTCTATTCAAGAGAACCAGTGTGGCGGTTATAGACCTCGAAAATATCGCTTGGGGCGATCGTTCTTACGACTTGGGTATGGTAGCCGGCGAGCTAAAGCACCAGTGCATGATGCACTCTGGGAACAGGTTTG